The genomic window GGAATCTTCAAATTGGCATTGGCACCCTGAAACTTGAAACGGATCGTTTCCGCATCCAACCAACCCAAACCGTGCAGTCGACCTTCCTCGCTCCTCATACCTAATAACTGCATACCCAAACAAACACCTAGAATAGGTATTTTGTCTTCCAGCACCAGTTTATTTAGCATCGGTATCAAGCCACGCTCTTCCAGGTTATTCATGCCCCTGTCAAAAGCACCAACACCGGGGAGAATTAGCTTATCTGTTTTCTCGATATCTTTAATATTTGACGAAATAGCTGCATTTACACCTATCTTATTAAGCATATTTAATATCGACCCTAAATTGCCCATTCCGTAGTCTATTATAAGGATCATGCTGATAATCCGGTTAGTGTTCTTTTTTCTTTATTATTTTCTTTGATTAACTTTAGTAAATGTGCGATCGCCTTTTCAGTGTTGCACATATTTTGGGATATTTTATTTTCTTTCAAAAAATTTTTTTTGCCTATTTGATGCTCTATGGCGCTGATAATTTCATTGGTTGTCTTAGCTGGTATTGCCCAGCCCGATAAAAATTGCTCTGGGAAAAACATGGGACCATACTTATGCATGACTACCGATGGAACACCAAATAGTTCTGCTTCAATTACTGTAGAAGAAAAATATGTTAGATGAACATCGATATGTCTTAGTACAGCAAATAAAGGAAAGTCAGTGGCCGCATCAAGTTCATAACTGATAATTTTATTATCCCTTAATATTGCATTTATTTTATGTTTCTGATTTAAATAATTCGGGTGCAAACGAAACCACCAATGAAACGACTTTTCTGTGTTTTTTGCAATTTCGATGATTTTATTGAGTTCATCATATTCTTCATCCCCCCCAATGGTGTAGAGGACATGTTTTAGATCTAAACAACAATTTTTAATCTTAATAATTTTATCATCGTAATAATTTATAATATCATCATCATTCTCTGGTTGCCACAAATGTAAAAACGGGTTTCCACCAACTAAAGGTTCATGCCATTTCAAATGATTTTTATTCCATCCATTAATGGTTGTTGCTTCATAATTACTCCAACACCAAAATATTTTTGGTAATAATTCATAACCTTTGTCCGGCACTCTGTTCCATCGTCCATATGCTGGATGAAAATCGCCCTGAAAACCATGCTGAATATCAACCGAAGGGATTTTCAATACTCGACAAGCAAGATTTAAAGCAAAACCTTCATTCCCATAATAACCCACCGAAAAACAAATTGATGGTTTTGTTTTTCTAAACATTTTAATATAAAATCTTGCAATATTTATTATTTGATGTGCTTGCATTTTTATTTTTTTTAAATCTGATAAGTTTGTATATAATTTATTTACTTTTAGATAATCGACAAAATCATCAAATTTATCTAATTTATCATCCTCTGGACTATGAATTTTAAAATAAAGCGCGTTTTTAATTTTAATATAATCAATATATGGTTGTATAAACATCGATGGACTGTTTCTAGGTATAAAATATTTATTGAAGGGTGTCATAAGGAAATACGATAGTTTATTTACATTAAATAAACTAGCCAGTGGGTCACAATATTTTTCATACCAAGTATCTTTTAATTTTATATAAGAAATACCGTCACTTAAAAAAACTGCATCGGCCTGTGAATTTGGTTTACTATTTTTACGGAAGTCTTTAAGATACGAATATCCAAATCTCAAACCACCCGTTAGAATGCTGATTACTCGGATTATAGAGGCAAAGACTTCTCTGTTTGCTTCTTTAGATTTTTTATTTATTTTAAATTCATCTGCGTTTTGAAAATAAAGGCT from Pseudomonadota bacterium includes these protein-coding regions:
- the hisH gene encoding imidazole glycerol phosphate synthase subunit HisH produces the protein MILIIDYGMGNLGSILNMLNKIGVNAAISSNIKDIEKTDKLILPGVGAFDRGMNNLEERGLIPMLNKLVLEDKIPILGVCLGMQLLGMRSEEGRLHGLGWLDAETIRFKFQGANANLKIPHMGWNQLSVRQAHPLFADLEAVNRFYFVHSYHVVCANPDNVLATTSYGFDFTSAIVKDNIMGVQFHPEKSHKFGMHLLKNFVALV